Proteins encoded within one genomic window of Alosa alosa isolate M-15738 ecotype Scorff River chromosome 24, AALO_Geno_1.1, whole genome shotgun sequence:
- the LOC125289312 gene encoding macrophage mannose receptor 1-like — protein MTLLLIAILLFSGLCRLSYSVPRRFHVVKEQKNWTEAQQYCREEFTDLVTIDDMTEMEKVKRMIHEAGVERAWIGLKQGSSPKWQWSLADRDFYRENDTEFRNWGENQPDESGHICANNYKELWYDAPCSKNRPFICYDGGDSTQPYVLVTEEKNWADAQRYCREKHTDLASVRNQAENDQIEEVRGRVDGAWIGLFRDTWEWSDGSNSSFRHWNNGKGDVDKCTEIKSSGQWNDAPCSRSQNFICYEDKLVLVRESKTWQEALQYCREHHVDLVSVTSERVQRWVSERAKGASTAHVWLGLRHACGLGWFWVCGENVCYSNWTPGQEQVESCKHRVGAVESGGGQWVSNLTETDKLNFICTIEDQ, from the exons ATGACTCTGCTTCTCATTGCTATTCTGCTGTTCTCAG gTCTGTGCCGTCTCTCCTACTCTGTACCACGTCGGTTCCATGTGGTGAAGGAGCAGAAGAACTGGACAGAAGCTCAGCAGTACTGCAGAGAGGAGTTCACTGACCTCGTCACCATAGACGAcatgacagagatggagaaggtgAAGAGGATGATCCATGAAGCAGGTGTTGAGAGGGCGTGGATTGGGCTGAAGCAAGGAAGCAGTCCTAAGTGGCAGTGGTCTCTGGCCGACAGGGATTTCTACAGAGAGAATGATACAGAGTTCAGGAACTGGGGTGAAAACCAACCAGATGAAAGTGGACACATATGTGCAAATAATTACAAAGAATTGTGGTATGATGCCCCGTGCAGTAAGAACAGACCCTTCATCTGCTATGATG GGGGAGACTCTACACAGCCCTATGTGCTGGTTACTGAGGAGAAGAACTGGGCAGACGCTCAGAGATActgcagagagaaacacacagacctgGCCAGTGTGAGGAATCAAGCAGAGAATGACCAGATAGAGGAAGTTAGAGGACGTGTTGATGGTGCCTGGATCGGCCTGTTCAGAGATACCTGGGAGTGGTCAGATGGCAGCAACTCCTCATTCCGCCACTGGAACAATGGTAAAGGTGATGTGGATAAGTGCACTGAAATTAAGTCCAGTGGTCAGTGGAATGATGCACCGTGTAGCCGATCTCAGAACTTCATCTGCTATGAAG ACAAGCTGGTTCTGGTCCGTGAGAGTAAGACCTGGCAAGAGGCGCTGCAGTACTGCCGAGAGCACCATGTGGACCTGGTGTCTGTGACGTCCGAGCGGGTCCAGCGTTGGGTGAGTGAGCGGGCTAAAGGAGCCTCCACTGCTCACGTGTGGCTGGGCCTGCGTCACGCCTGCGGCCTGGGCTGGTTCTGGGTCTGTGGAGAGAACGTCTGCTACAGCAACTGGACCCCAGGACAAGAGCAAGTGGAGTCCTGCAAACACAGAGTGGGGGCAGTGGAGTCTGGAGGGGGGCAGTGGGTCAGTAACCTGACTGAGACCGACAAACTCAACTTCATCTGCACCATTGAGG ATCAGTAA
- the LOC125289313 gene encoding LOW QUALITY PROTEIN: macrophage mannose receptor 1-like (The sequence of the model RefSeq protein was modified relative to this genomic sequence to represent the inferred CDS: inserted 2 bases in 1 codon; substituted 1 base at 1 genomic stop codon) codes for MVWWIMKLQGGGDNPAWIGLFRDAWEWSDGSSSSFRLWDSDKLVLVRENKTWKEALQYCREHHVDLVSVSAGXVSGQWRXVSTAHVWLGLRHACGLGWFWVCGETVCYNHWAPGQEQVESCKHRAGAVESGGGQWVSNLTETDKLNFICTTEGEWLSAALYWQKV; via the exons ATGGTATGGTGGATTATGAAGTTGCA aggaggaggagataacCCTGCTTGGATCGGCCTGTTCAGAGATGCCTGGGAGTGGTCAGATGGCAGCAGCTCCTCATTTCGGCTCTGGGACT CTGACAAACTGGTTCTGGTCCGTGAGAATAAGACCTGGAAAGAGGCGCTGCAGTACTGCCGAGAGCACCATGTGGACCTGGTGTCTGTCAGCGCTGGGTGAGTGAGCGGGCAGTGGAG AGTCTCCACTGCTCACGTGTGGCTGGGCCTGCGTCACGCCTGTGGCCTGGGCTGGTTCTGGGTCTGTGGAGAGACCGTTTGCTACAACCACTGGGCCCCAGGACAAGAGCAAGTAGAGTCCTGCAAACACAGAGCGGGGGCAGTGGAGTCTGGAGGGGGGCAGTGGGTCAGCAACCTGACTGAGACCGACAAACTCAACTTCATCTGCACCACTGAAG GGGAGTGGCTCTCTGCTGCCCTCTACTGGCAGAAGGTGTAG
- the LOC125289697 gene encoding macrophage mannose receptor 1-like has product MKQSSGTGVKTNQMRVMNIVLFRISIEGHGMITYCRETFPFICYNGGDSTQPYVLVTEKKNWTDAQRYCREKHTDLASVRNQAENDQIDNVRGGGYNHAWIGLFRDAWEWSDGSSSSFRLWDFGEPKYDGIKNCAQVHTNGWWNKLECSDPGAFICYKAPKQVKRQMVKVELQTDSQVNVDDPVMQDAFLQQIQQRLRERGMPADTKLTWMRQPDGKIFQEKTTEKIKERDEI; this is encoded by the exons ATGAAACAGAGTTCAGGAACTGGGGTAAAAACCAACCAGATGAGGGTGATGAATATTGTGTTGTTCAGGATCAGCATCGAGGGACATGGTATGATTACCTATTGCAGAGAAACGTTCCCCTTCATCTGTTACAATG GGGGAGACTCCACACAGCCCTATGTGCTGGTTACTGAGAAGAAGAACTGGACAGATGCTCAGAGATActgcagagagaaacacacagacctgGCCAGTGTGAGGAATCAGGCAGAGAACGACCAGATAGACAATGTTAGAGGAGGAGGATATAACCATGCTTGGATTGGCCTGTTCAGAGATGCCTGGGAGTGGTCAGATGGCAGCAGCTCCTCATTCCGCCTCTGGGACTTTGGAGAACCCAAATATGACGGGATAAAAAACTGTGCTCAGGTCCATACCAACGGCTGGTGGAACAAGCTAGAATGTTCTGACCCTGGAGCCTTCATCTGCTATAAAG CCCCCAAACAGGTGAAGAGGCAGATGGTGAAAGTGGAGCTTCAGACGGACTCTCAGGTGAACGTGGATGACCCTGTAATGCAGGATGCCTTCCTACAGCAG ATTCAGCAGAGACTGAGGGAGAGGGGAATGCCAGCAGACACCAAACTGACCTGGATGAGACAACCAGATGGAAAGATCTTCCAAGAGAAGACGACTGAgaagataaaagagagagatgagatttAA